From a region of the Nothobranchius furzeri strain GRZ-AD chromosome 12, NfurGRZ-RIMD1, whole genome shotgun sequence genome:
- the hs3st1l1 gene encoding heparan sulfate (glucosamine) 3-O-sulfotransferase 1-like1: MACFVASVFLLVLQTYAAPSELLQPDFAVDTLDTEPGLTANVSGDVTSSPPPGSNKQTPHSIIIGVRKGGTRALLEMLDIHPEVAVAATEVHFFDWDENYAKGLVWYRELMPYSYPHQITVEKTPGYFTSALAPERIRAMNSSIKLLLILRDPAERVVSDYTQVYFNRLENHKPVQAIENLLVHNGALNIRYKAIQRSLYDVHMRNWLHHFPLRQIHIVDGDALIRDPLPELQKVERFLDLSPRIVSSNFYFNQTKGFYCIRSNGRERCLHESKGRPHPSVNSTVLQQLRSYLQEHNRTFFRLVKRTFHWQ, translated from the coding sequence ATGGCTTGTTTTGTAGCATCTGTGTTTCTGCTGGTTCTCCAGACATACGCGGCCCCATCTGAGCTCCTTCAGCCAGATTTTGCGGTGGACACTTTGGACACTGAGCCAGGACTGACAGCGAATGTCTCTGGAGACGTGACCTCATCTCCACCTCCAGGAAGCAACAAACAAACCCCACACAGTATCATTATTGGGGTGCGCAAAGGAGGCACAAGAGCGCTGCTGGAGATGTTAGACATTCACCCAGAAGTTGCTGTTGCTGCCACCGAGGTGCATTTCTTTGACTGGGACGAGAACTATGCGAAGGGCCTGGTGTGGTACCGGGAGCTCATGCCGTATTCCTACCCTCATCAGATCACAGTGGAAAAAACTCCGGGTTACTTCACATCCGCTCTGGCGCCAGAGCGGATCCGTGCCATGAACTCCTCCATAAAACTCCTTCTGATCCTGCGAGACCCCGCTGAGCGGGTCGTCTCTGACTACACCCAGGTGTACTTTAACCGGCTGGAGAACCACAAGCCAGTACAAGCCATTGAGAACCTGCTTGTTCACAACGGAGCACTAAACATCCGTTACAAAGCCATCCAGAGGAGCTTGTATGACGTCCACATGCGTAACTGGCTGCATCACTTCCCACTGAGACAGATTCACATCGTGGATGGGGACGCTCTAATCCGTGACCCCTTACCTGAGCTTCAGAAGGTGGAGCGCTTTCTGGACCTCTCACCAAGGATAGTGTCCTCCAACTTCTACTTCAACCAGACCAAGGGGTTTTATTGCATCCGGAGCAACGGGCGAGAGCGGTGTCTGCACGAGTCAAAGGGTCGTCCTCATCCGTCGGTTAACAGCACAGTTCTGCAGCAGCTGCGCTCTTACCTGCAGGAACACAACCGGACCTTCTTCAGGCTGGTGAAGCGTACGTTCCACTGGCAATAG